A portion of the Acidisarcina polymorpha genome contains these proteins:
- a CDS encoding GH39 family glycosyl hydrolase → MRPRCLELILVLLGSFAGLTAAPAQSATETIAIDAQSPATPFPHFWEQMFGSGRAELTMRDSYRRDLREVKKITGFQYVRFHAILHDELGVYDEDAHGKPVYDFSYVDQIYDGLLANGVKPFVEISFMPKKLALRQDLHPFWYKQVVSPPKDYSKWDGLITAFAQHLIDRYGVDEVATWYFEVWNEPNIDFWTGRPAQQTYFELYDHTARALKAVNQKIRVGGPATAQAAWVDAIIAHATADKVPLDFVSTHVYGNDVSQDVFGDKRPIAPHQMVCAAVKKVHDQIQASAMPTIPLIWSEYNATYANESPITDSIYMGPWLADTIRQCDGMVNVMSYWTFSDVFEEQGPVKQPFYGGYGLIAAGGIPKPAFDAFELLHHLGDERLASTNSDLLITRHKDGSLTIALWNLVEPGKTAPDKSFHLDFRGLSPQAVAAISRVDSRHGDTLAAYKQMGSPQYPTRQQIEELRRAAEVGRPGTEKLDQGSLTVTVPASGLAVIDIR, encoded by the coding sequence ATGCGACCCAGATGTCTCGAACTGATCCTGGTTCTGCTCGGCTCGTTTGCCGGCTTAACTGCCGCTCCCGCGCAATCGGCTACGGAGACGATTGCCATCGATGCGCAATCCCCAGCCACTCCGTTTCCGCATTTTTGGGAGCAGATGTTCGGCTCCGGCCGGGCCGAACTTACCATGCGCGACAGCTACCGCCGCGACCTCCGTGAAGTCAAGAAAATCACCGGCTTCCAATACGTCCGCTTCCACGCCATCCTGCATGACGAACTAGGCGTTTACGATGAAGACGCTCACGGCAAGCCGGTCTATGACTTCTCCTATGTCGACCAGATTTATGACGGCCTGCTGGCAAACGGGGTCAAGCCCTTTGTCGAGATCAGCTTTATGCCCAAGAAGCTGGCGCTCCGCCAGGACCTCCATCCCTTCTGGTATAAGCAGGTGGTCTCGCCTCCAAAGGATTACTCCAAATGGGATGGGCTGATCACCGCCTTCGCCCAGCACCTCATCGATCGCTATGGGGTCGACGAAGTCGCAACCTGGTATTTCGAGGTTTGGAATGAGCCGAACATCGATTTCTGGACCGGCCGTCCCGCCCAGCAGACCTATTTTGAACTCTACGACCACACCGCGCGAGCGCTGAAGGCCGTCAATCAGAAGATCCGGGTTGGCGGCCCGGCGACCGCGCAGGCCGCCTGGGTCGATGCGATCATCGCCCACGCCACCGCAGACAAAGTTCCGCTCGACTTCGTCTCCACCCACGTGTATGGGAACGACGTCTCACAGGATGTCTTCGGGGACAAGCGCCCCATCGCGCCCCACCAGATGGTCTGTGCCGCCGTAAAAAAGGTGCACGACCAGATTCAGGCCTCGGCGATGCCAACGATTCCGCTGATCTGGAGCGAATACAACGCGACCTACGCCAACGAGTCGCCAATCACCGACTCGATCTACATGGGGCCGTGGCTCGCCGATACGATCCGCCAATGTGACGGCATGGTCAACGTGATGTCTTACTGGACCTTTTCCGATGTCTTTGAAGAGCAGGGTCCAGTCAAACAGCCCTTCTACGGTGGATATGGCCTGATCGCCGCCGGCGGCATCCCGAAGCCCGCCTTTGACGCGTTTGAACTCTTGCATCATCTGGGCGACGAACGCCTCGCCTCGACCAACTCCGACCTTCTCATTACCCGCCACAAAGACGGGTCCCTCACCATTGCCCTATGGAATCTGGTTGAGCCTGGCAAAACCGCTCCCGACAAAAGTTTTCATCTTGACTTTCGCGGACTCTCGCCCCAAGCTGTCGCCGCTATCAGTCGAGTGGATTCCAGACACGGAGACACGTTGGCCGCCTACAAGCAAATGGGAAGCCCCCAATATCCTACCCGGCAGCAGATTGAGGAGCTTCGCCGGGCAGCCGAGGTCGGTCGTCCAGGCACTGAAAAGCTCGATCAGGGTAGCTTGACGGTGACCGTTCCCGCGAGTGGTCTGGCTGTAATTGACATCCGTTAA